From Daucus carota subsp. sativus chromosome 6, DH1 v3.0, whole genome shotgun sequence, the proteins below share one genomic window:
- the LOC108192806 gene encoding imidazole glycerol phosphate synthase hisHF, chloroplastic isoform X2 — translation MESAMLRCSSPPPQFLAAAANYSPDSQLFRCHKPSLNSKSSRSFSIRASASSNSSVSLLDYGAGNVRSVRNAIHSLGFSIKDVESPEDILNAERLVFPGVGAFAAAMDFINQNGMTEALCSYIENDRPFLGICLGLQLLFESSEEKGTVKGLGLIPGVVGRFDSSSGCRVPHIGWNALQIAKETNILDDIGDRHVYFVHSYRAMPSEENKDWISSTCHYGDNFIASIRRGNVHAVQFHPEKSGDVGLSILKRFLYPESSTTKKLAKRKASKLAKRVIACLDVRANDNGDLVVTKGDQYDVREHTKENEVRNLGKPVELAGQYYKDGADEVSFLNITGFRDFPLGDLPMLQVLRYTSENVFVPLTVGGGIRDFTDANGRHYSSLEVASEYFRSGADKISIGSDAVYAAEEYLKTGVKTGKSSLEQISRVYGNQAVVVSIDPRRVYLVHPDDSAFKAVRVKNPGPNGEEYAWYQCTVNGGREGRQIGAYELARAVEELGAGEILLNCIDCDGQGKGFDIDLVKLISDAVNIPVVASSGAGAVEHFSEVFNQTNASAALAAGIFHRKEVPVQAVKEHLLKEGIEVRT, via the exons ATGGAGTCCGCAATGCTGCGTTGTTCCTCTCCGCCACCGCAATTCCTCGCCGCCGCCGCCAATTATTCACCGGATTCTCAACTCTTCCGCTGCCACAAGCCATCTCTCAACTCCAAGTCTTCCAGAAGCTTCTCTATTCGTGCTTCCGCCTCTTCCAATTCTTCCG TGAGTTTGCTTGATTACGGTGCTGGCAATGTTCGGAGTGTTCGTAATGCCATTCACTCACTCGGCTTCTCTATCAAAGAC GTGGAATCACCGGAAGATATTTTGAATGCAGAACGCCTTGTGTTTCCTGGTGTTGGGGCATTTGCTGCTGCAATGgattttattaatcaaaatgG GATGACCGAAGCACTTTGCTCTTACATTGAGAATGATCGACCCTTCTTAGGAATTTGTCTTGGGTTGCAGCTACTCTTTGAGTCAAGTGAGGAGAAAGGAACAg TGAAAGGTCTTGGTTTGATTCCTGGTGTGGTTGGACGTTTTGACTCATCTAGTGGCTGCAGAGTACCTCATATTGGGTGGAATGCTTTGCAAATAGCTAAAGAAACCAACATTCTAGATGATATTGGAGATCGTCATGTATATTTTGTTCACTCTTATCGTGCGATGCCG TCTGAAGAAAATAAAGATTGGATTTCATCTACTTGCCACTATGGCGACAATTTCATAGCTTCTATCAGAAGGGGGAATGTGCATGCTGTTCAGTTTCACCCAGAGAAGAGCGG AGATGTCGGACTTTCAATACTAAAAAGGTTCCTATATCCTGAATCTAGCACGACAAAG AAGCTAGCTAAAAGGAAGGCTTCAAAACTTGCGAAGAGG GTAATTGCATGTCTTGATGTACGGGCAAATGATAATGGTGATCTTGTTGTAACAAAAGGAGACCAATATGATGTAAGGGAACACACAAAGGAGAATGAG GTGCGAAACCTTGGGAAGCCAGTCGAACTAGCTGGACAATATTATAAAGACGGAGCTGATGAG GTTAGTTTTTTGAATATCACCGGTTTCCGTGACTTTCCTCTTGGGGATTTGCCAATGTTGCAG GTATTAAGGTATACATCGGAAAATGTTTTTGTACCATTAACAGTTGGCGGGGGGATTAGAGATTTCACCGATGCAAATGGCAG GCACTATTCTAGTTTAGAGGTTGCCTCTGAGTATTTTAGATCTGGTGCTGATAAGATTTCAATTGGGAGCGATGCTGTTTACGCTGCAGAAGAATATTTAAAGACTGGA GTGAAAACTGGAAAGAGCAGCTTAGAACAAATATCCAGGGTGTATGGGAATCAA GCTGTGGTTGTAAGCATTGATCCTCGTAGGGTGTATTTGGTGCATCCTGATGATTCAGCGTTTAAGGCCGTCAGAGTGAAAAACCCAG GTCCAAATGGTGAAGAATATGCATGGTACCAGTGTACG GTGAATGGTGGTAGAGAGGGTCGCCAAATTGGTGCTTATGAGCTAGCTAGAGCTGTCGAGGAGTTGGGAGCAGGAGAAATATTGCTAAATTGCATCGACTGTGATG GTCAGGGTAAAGGCTTTGATATAGATCTTGTAAAGTTGATTTCCGATGCTGTGAATATTCCTGTGGTTGCAAGTAGTGGTGCTGGAGCCGTTGAACACTTTTCTGAGGTTTTTAACCAGACAAATGCCTCAGCAGCTCTTGCTGCTGGTATATTTCATCGCAAGGAG GTGCCTGTACAGGCTGTTAAAGAACATCTGTTAAAAGAAGGGATTGAAGTGCGAACATAA
- the LOC108192806 gene encoding imidazole glycerol phosphate synthase hisHF, chloroplastic isoform X1, giving the protein MESAMLRCSSPPPQFLAAAANYSPDSQLFRCHKPSLNSKSSRSFSIRASASSNSSVVSLLDYGAGNVRSVRNAIHSLGFSIKDVESPEDILNAERLVFPGVGAFAAAMDFINQNGMTEALCSYIENDRPFLGICLGLQLLFESSEEKGTVKGLGLIPGVVGRFDSSSGCRVPHIGWNALQIAKETNILDDIGDRHVYFVHSYRAMPSEENKDWISSTCHYGDNFIASIRRGNVHAVQFHPEKSGDVGLSILKRFLYPESSTTKKLAKRKASKLAKRVIACLDVRANDNGDLVVTKGDQYDVREHTKENEVRNLGKPVELAGQYYKDGADEVSFLNITGFRDFPLGDLPMLQVLRYTSENVFVPLTVGGGIRDFTDANGRHYSSLEVASEYFRSGADKISIGSDAVYAAEEYLKTGVKTGKSSLEQISRVYGNQAVVVSIDPRRVYLVHPDDSAFKAVRVKNPGPNGEEYAWYQCTVNGGREGRQIGAYELARAVEELGAGEILLNCIDCDGQGKGFDIDLVKLISDAVNIPVVASSGAGAVEHFSEVFNQTNASAALAAGIFHRKEVPVQAVKEHLLKEGIEVRT; this is encoded by the exons ATGGAGTCCGCAATGCTGCGTTGTTCCTCTCCGCCACCGCAATTCCTCGCCGCCGCCGCCAATTATTCACCGGATTCTCAACTCTTCCGCTGCCACAAGCCATCTCTCAACTCCAAGTCTTCCAGAAGCTTCTCTATTCGTGCTTCCGCCTCTTCCAATTCTTCCG TAGTGAGTTTGCTTGATTACGGTGCTGGCAATGTTCGGAGTGTTCGTAATGCCATTCACTCACTCGGCTTCTCTATCAAAGAC GTGGAATCACCGGAAGATATTTTGAATGCAGAACGCCTTGTGTTTCCTGGTGTTGGGGCATTTGCTGCTGCAATGgattttattaatcaaaatgG GATGACCGAAGCACTTTGCTCTTACATTGAGAATGATCGACCCTTCTTAGGAATTTGTCTTGGGTTGCAGCTACTCTTTGAGTCAAGTGAGGAGAAAGGAACAg TGAAAGGTCTTGGTTTGATTCCTGGTGTGGTTGGACGTTTTGACTCATCTAGTGGCTGCAGAGTACCTCATATTGGGTGGAATGCTTTGCAAATAGCTAAAGAAACCAACATTCTAGATGATATTGGAGATCGTCATGTATATTTTGTTCACTCTTATCGTGCGATGCCG TCTGAAGAAAATAAAGATTGGATTTCATCTACTTGCCACTATGGCGACAATTTCATAGCTTCTATCAGAAGGGGGAATGTGCATGCTGTTCAGTTTCACCCAGAGAAGAGCGG AGATGTCGGACTTTCAATACTAAAAAGGTTCCTATATCCTGAATCTAGCACGACAAAG AAGCTAGCTAAAAGGAAGGCTTCAAAACTTGCGAAGAGG GTAATTGCATGTCTTGATGTACGGGCAAATGATAATGGTGATCTTGTTGTAACAAAAGGAGACCAATATGATGTAAGGGAACACACAAAGGAGAATGAG GTGCGAAACCTTGGGAAGCCAGTCGAACTAGCTGGACAATATTATAAAGACGGAGCTGATGAG GTTAGTTTTTTGAATATCACCGGTTTCCGTGACTTTCCTCTTGGGGATTTGCCAATGTTGCAG GTATTAAGGTATACATCGGAAAATGTTTTTGTACCATTAACAGTTGGCGGGGGGATTAGAGATTTCACCGATGCAAATGGCAG GCACTATTCTAGTTTAGAGGTTGCCTCTGAGTATTTTAGATCTGGTGCTGATAAGATTTCAATTGGGAGCGATGCTGTTTACGCTGCAGAAGAATATTTAAAGACTGGA GTGAAAACTGGAAAGAGCAGCTTAGAACAAATATCCAGGGTGTATGGGAATCAA GCTGTGGTTGTAAGCATTGATCCTCGTAGGGTGTATTTGGTGCATCCTGATGATTCAGCGTTTAAGGCCGTCAGAGTGAAAAACCCAG GTCCAAATGGTGAAGAATATGCATGGTACCAGTGTACG GTGAATGGTGGTAGAGAGGGTCGCCAAATTGGTGCTTATGAGCTAGCTAGAGCTGTCGAGGAGTTGGGAGCAGGAGAAATATTGCTAAATTGCATCGACTGTGATG GTCAGGGTAAAGGCTTTGATATAGATCTTGTAAAGTTGATTTCCGATGCTGTGAATATTCCTGTGGTTGCAAGTAGTGGTGCTGGAGCCGTTGAACACTTTTCTGAGGTTTTTAACCAGACAAATGCCTCAGCAGCTCTTGCTGCTGGTATATTTCATCGCAAGGAG GTGCCTGTACAGGCTGTTAAAGAACATCTGTTAAAAGAAGGGATTGAAGTGCGAACATAA
- the LOC108224605 gene encoding dihydrolipoyllysine-residue succinyltransferase component of 2-oxoglutarate dehydrogenase complex 2, mitochondrial, producing MFAVTRRKLASGASSALVCRNSFRSVLNTTRVGNSALGEEVLSLPRRLSNAHFYSHLIISGRSTFILRPAREVVGSLQPFNIQTSRMKFSSDSGDLVDAVVPFMGESISDGTLATFLKQPGDKVDVDEPIAQVETDKVTIDVASPEAGVIQKFVAKEGDTVEPGTKIAVISKSGEGVASSKKTSDEASSQPPSTERKIESPKAEAATQVEKPEETTPPPPPPEKPKATTPPPSRTSSEPQLPPKERERRVPMTRLRKRVASRLKDSQNTFALLTTFNEVDMTNLMKLRSDYKDAFFEKHGVKLGFMSGFVKAAVSGLQNQPVINAVIDGDDIIYRDYVDISIAVGTPKGLVVPVVRNADRMNFAEIEKEINNLAKKAVAGSISMDDMAGGSFTISNGGVYGSLLSTPIINPPQSAILGMHSIVNRPMVVGGNIVARPMMYIALTYDHRLIDGREAVYFLRRIKDVVEDPRRLLLDI from the exons ATGTTCGCTGTTACAAGGCGAAAACTCGCTTCTGGCGCCTCCTCTGCATTG GTTTGTCGGAATTCGTTTCGTTCGGTGCTAAACACTACTAGAGTGGGTAACTCTGCACTAGGAGAAGAG GTATTATCTCTGCCAAGAAGGCTTAGCAATGCTCACTTTTATTCTCACCTCATTATTAGTG GCCGCAGCACATTTATTTTGAGGCCAGCAAG GGAAGTGGTGGGAAGTCTTCAGCCATTCAACATACAAACATCAAGGATGAAGTTCTCTTCTGACAGTG GTGATCTGGTTGATGCTGTTGTTCCTTTCATGGGTGAATCAATAAGTGATGGTACACTGGCAACATTTCTGAAAC AGCCTGGTGATAAAGTAGATGTTGACGAGCCAATTGCGCAAGTAGAGACAGATAAG GTGACTATTGATGTTGCTAGTCCTGAAGCTGGTGTTATCCAAAAG TTTGTAGCCAAGGAAGGGGATACTGTGGAACCAGGTACCAAGATTGCTGTTATATCGAAGTCGGGCGAAGGTGTTGCTTCATCTAAGAAAACATCTGACGAAGCTTCTTCTCAGCCTCCTTCCACTGAACGTAAAATTGAGAGTCCTAAAGCTGAAGCCGCTACACAGGTGGAGAAGCCTGAGGAAACAActccaccaccacctcctccaGAGAAGCCAAAGGCGACAACTCCACCACCTTCCAGAACCTCTTCAGAACCCCAGCTTCCTCCAAAAGAAAGGGAGAGACGG GTTCCGATGACAAGACTGAGAAAACGAGTTGCTTCACGTTTGAAAGATTCTCAGAACACATTCGCGTTGTTGACTACTTTCAACGAAGTTGATAT GACAAATTTAATGAAACTCCGTTCGGATTACAAAGATGCATTTTTTGAGAAGCATGGAGTGAAGCTAGGTTTTATGTCAGGATTTGTAAAA GCAGCTGTGAGCGGACTCCAAAATCAGCCGGTTATCAATGCAGTTATTGACGGAGATGATATCATATACAGAGACTATGTTGATATCAGTATTGCTGTTGGTACTCCTAAG GGTCTTGTTGTTCCAGTTGTTCGAAATGCTGATAGGATGAATTTTGCTGAGATAGAGAAGGAGATAAATAATCTTGCCAAAAAGGCTGTGGCTGGATCTATATCAATGGACGACATGGCTGGGGGTTCATTTACAATATCGAATGGAGGTGTTTATGGAAGCCTTTTGAGTACACCCATCATCAATCCCCCTCAG TCTGCGATCCTTGGTATGCACTCTATCGTAAACCGTCCAATGGTTGTCGGAGGTAACATTGTTGCGAGGCCTATGATGTACATAGCGCTGACATATGATCATAGGCTGATTGATGGCAGGGAGGCAGTGTACTTCCTCAGACGAATTAAGGATGTGGTTGAGGATCCAAGGAGGTTGCTTCTGGATATATAA
- the LOC108225916 gene encoding glycine-rich cell wall structural protein, which translates to MSEERQTPSDTHAREASETALSVREVSAHTDPALFEEQMAKLRAELARMIAENEKHKGAQLVNPEQKAEERPSSSYRDELKEEIHEKLIDTKALEEEKNLFPFPNFGTGVQGGAQSGFGGNLGGLGGNMGGATSGGLGMGSSGGLLGGSGSLSSSTSGGVGMGSSGGGGSPFGAFGDPSGTGGSVGGAVSGSLGMGSSFGGDSSGPGGGGGFGFGPYGGQMGSGFGGQNGQP; encoded by the exons atgagtgaagaaaggcaaacaccgagcgatacacatgcacgtgaggctagtgaaacagctttgagtgtacgtgaggtgagtgcacacactgaccctgctctgtttgaggaacaaatggctaagttaAGAGCTGAActagccagaatgattgctgagaatgaaaagCATAAGGGTGCACAATTGGTGAACCcagaacagaaagctgaggaaaggccatccagttcttacagggatgagcttaaagaagaaattcatga GAAGCTCATAGATACCAAAGCACTCGAGGAAGAGAAAAACTTGTTTCCGTTTCCGAACTTCGGGACAGGAGTCCAGGGCGGCGCTCAGTCCGGCTTTGGTGGCAATCTCGGTGGTCTGGGGGGGAACATGGGTGGGGCCACGAGCGGCGGTCTGGGTATGGGCTCATCCGGGGGCCTCTTAGGCGGGTCGGGTTCGCTTAGCAGCAGTACAAGCGGGGGTGTTGGCATGGGCTCATCTGGTGGGGGTGGGAGCCCCTTTGGGGCCTTTGGTGATCCTAGCGGCACGGGTGGCTCGGTTGGCGGCGCGGTGAGTGGGAGTCTGGGAATGGGATCGAGCTTCGGAGGAGACAGTAGTGGACCGGGTGGAGGGGGAGGTTTCGGGTTCGGGCCTTATGGTGGGCAGATGGGGAGTGGATTTGGTGGACAGAATGGTCAGCCTTAG